From Mercenaria mercenaria strain notata chromosome 17, MADL_Memer_1, whole genome shotgun sequence, the proteins below share one genomic window:
- the LOC123536713 gene encoding excitatory amino acid transporter 1-like translates to MDNDENNACKQKCIWWLQQNLLVILTLIACGIGFLIGLLVAPEHPSPSAIMWIGMPGELYIRMLKMMIVPLVVCSVIAGTAKMDPRTNGKVSGTSMAYIMLTNCVTPLLAAALSYIIKPGEGIETDVDTSKQIENVMQTEDIFADLLRNIVPDNIIASCFQQAQTKYEYEDKTIITNNGTHDVQETTKELKRKYVGSAGSTNVLGLIIVSVLFGVGAAAMKEEGKPFLLFFKSATDIILRILRVLIWTTPVGVASLIAKTIVTTKDVEDTFRKLGMYALTVEVGLVFWGFIVIPLLFLIVRRANPFRFYGTIIPSIMIVVVTASTMIALPESFHSLENKNNCDPRISRLVAPLSATIGRAGSVLYITCSCFFIIQTLGRDVNAADIILIVLLAWVSALAIPSVAGASLVTVLILLTALNIPGEAAAMLFALEFFLDRSRSVVNLLTQLTGVMLVDKFCAASLPKLTESSEPKDKEKLTLQYDEQTEVNVNQGFEKDASYPPNFNNTKL, encoded by the exons ATGGACAACGACGAGAATAACGCCTGCAAACAAAAATGTATCTGGTGGTTACAGCAGAACTTGTTGGTGATACTCACGTTAATTGCTTGTGGTATTGGGTTCCTGATTGGCTTACTGGTAGCACCCGAACACCCTTCTCCAAGCGCTATTATGTGGATTG GTATGCCAGGAGAGCTTTACATCCGTATGTTAAAGATGATGATTGTCCCACTAGTTGTCTGCAGCGTTATTgcag GTACAGCGAAGATGGACCCCCGTACCAACGGTAAAGTCAGTGGGACTTCTATGGCTTACATTATGCTCACTAACTGTGTTACACCTTTACTTGCCGCAGCTCTTAGCTACATCATCAAACCAG GTGAAGGCATAGAAACAGATGTTGATACATCGAAACAAATTGAAAATGTGATGCAAACAGAGGACATTTTTGCAGACCTTCTAAG gAACATTGTTCCAGACAACATAATAGCCTCGTGTTTCCAACAG GCGCAGACAAAATACGAATATGAAGATAAAACTATCATTACCAACAATGGGACACATGATGTACAAGAAACAACGAAAGAACTGAAGAGAAAGTATGTTGGATCTGCAGGATCTACCAATGTCCTTG GCTTGATCATTGTAAGCGTTTTGTTCGGTGTTGGTGCGGCAGCTATGAAGGAAGAAGGGAAACCATTTCTACTTTTCTTCAAGTCCGCTACAGATATTATACTGAGGATACTCCGAGTCCTTATTTG GACGACGCCTGTAGGTGTTGCCAGCCTGATTGCAAAAACGATAGTTACAACGAAAGATGTGGAAGACACTTTCCGGAAACTTGGCATGTATGCGCTCACAGTAGAAGTTGGTCTCGTGTTCTGGGGTTTCATTGTTATACCACTTTTGTTCCTCATTGTGAGACGTGCCAACCCATTTAGATTCTACGGCACCATCATACCGTCGATTATGATTGTTGTAGTTACCGCTAGCAC AATGATAGCACTCCCAGAGAGTTTCCATAGTTTGGAGAACAAGAACAATTGCGATCCACGGATATCCCGCTTGGTGGCGCCGCTATCAGCAACCATTGGAAGAGCCGGGAGTGTTCTCTACATAACATGTTCGTGCTTCTTTATCATACAAACTCTTGGCCGTGATGTTAATGCTGCAGATATCATCttaattgt GTTGCTAGCATGGGTATCGGCGTTAGCCATACCATCGGTAGCAGGTGCGAGTCTTGTAACTGTCCTCATATTACTGACCGCATTAAACATACCAGGAGAAGCTGCGGCTATGCTGTTTGCACTGGAATTCTTCCt GGACAGATCTCGGAGCGTCGTAAATTTACTAACCCAGCTTACTGGAGTCATGCTTGTCGACAAATTCTGTGCAGCTTCTCTACCTAAACTAACAGAATCCAGCGAGCCCAAAGATAAAGAAAAGCTTACATTACAATATGATGAACAGACAGAGGTTAATGTCAACCAGGGGTTCGAAAAGGATGCCAGTTACCCACCAAACTTTAACAATACAAAACTGTAA